The following proteins are co-located in the Enoplosus armatus isolate fEnoArm2 chromosome 8, fEnoArm2.hap1, whole genome shotgun sequence genome:
- the slc17a9b gene encoding solute carrier family 17 member 9b, whose amino-acid sequence MAVIQKYGKNYSPDLVCHKENHPSDKIGAPGCHKKWPEHNTNWSRPVARVWTVVLLLGTCLLYCARVAMPICAVSMAEQFNWSKRESGMVLGSFFWGYCFTQVFGGYVSDRVGGEKVLLLSAAAWGSMTAFTPVLAHFCSQPILSMTLARFLMGLLQGVHYPSLASLCSQKVVESERGFLMSTVGSGSYLGTLVIGGAGSLMLDLYGWQSVFYVPGLLSVLWAYCMWKYLLKGEGPIITLESLGSGGSQSKLSKRHWLRLLKQPAVCAVIVTHLCTASTFFTLLSWLPTFFKDTFPDAKGWVFNVIPWLVAIPSSLFSGCLSDHLISQGFDTASVRKLMQFFSMGVSSVFTLLLCGNTTFPWAVAFVSATMGLTTFSHSGVSVNVQDLAPSCAGALFGVMNTCGAFSGVLMVYFSGYLIESTGSWATVFALITTVNLLGLCTFLAFAEARRVDIDSSKIRHHNIHI is encoded by the exons ATGGCAGTTATTCAAAAATATGGCAAGAACTATAGTCCAGATTTGGTCTGTCACAAGGAAAACCATCCGTCTGACAAGATCGGAGCCCCTGGATGTCACAAGAAGTGGCCTGAACACAACACCAACTGGTCAAG GCCAGTGGCGAGGGTATGGACGGTGGTGCTGCTGCTCGGGACATGCCTCCTCTACTGCGCCCGTGTGGCGATGCCCATCTGCGCCGTCAGCATGGCAGAGCAGTTCAACTGGAGCAAGAGGGAGTCCGGCATGGTGCTGGGCAGCTTCTTCTGGGGCTACTGCTTCACCCAAGTGTTCGGAGGCTACGTCAGTGACCG GGTGGGAGGTGAGAAGGTCCTCTTGCTGTCTGCAGCAGCTTGGGGGTCGATGACGGCCTTCACCCCTGTCCTGGCCCACTTCTGCTCCCAGCCAATCCTCTCCATGACGCTGGCCCGCTTCCTCATGGGCTTGTTGCAAG GAGTGCATTACCCTTCTCTGGCGAGTCTGTGCTCTCAAAAGGTGGTGGAAAGTGAGAGAGGCTTCCTCATGAGCACTGTGGGTAGTGGCTCCTACCTGGG cacTCTGGTGATTGGAGGGGCTGGCTCCCTCATGTTGGACCTGTATGGCTGGCAGAGCGTTTTCTATGTCCCTGGTCTCCTCTCGGTTCTGTGGGCCTACTGCATGTGGAAATATCTGCTCAAAGGAGAAG GGCCTATCATCACCCTGGAGTCCTTGGGAAGTGGTGGGTCCCAGTCCAAACTGTCCAAAAGGCATTGGTTACGGCTCCTCAAACAACCTGCAGTCTG TGCTGTAATAGTTACGCACCTTTGCACAGCAAGCACCTTCTTCACTCTTTTGTCGTGGCTGCCAACGTTCTTTAAAGACACTTTCCCCGATGCCAAG GGTTGGGTGTTTAATGTCATTCCCTGGTTGGTGGCCATACCCTCATCCCTCTTCAGTGGCTGCCTATCTGACCACCTCATCAGTCAAG GCTTCGATACAGCCTCAGTGAGGAAGTTGATGCAG TTTTTCTCCATGGGTGTGTCCAGTGTGTTTACCCTTCTTCTATGTGGTAACACCACCTTCCCCTGGGCTGTAGCATTTGTGTCTGCCACCATGGGCCTCACCACCTTCAGTCACAG cgGTGTGTCTGTAAATGTTCAAGATCTTGCTCCTTCCTGTGCTGGAGCTTTATTTg GTGTTATGAATACATGTGGTGCTTTCTCAG GGGTCCTAATGGTATATTTCTCGGGGTATCTCATCGAGTCCACTGGCTCGTGGGCGACTGTGTTTGCCCTCATCACCACAGTCAACCTGCTGGGCCTCTGCACCTTCCTGGCCTTCGCTGAGGCCCGCCGGGTCGACATTGACTCCAGTAAGATCCGCCACCACAACATCCACATCTAA